A window of Bacteroidales bacterium contains these coding sequences:
- a CDS encoding Crp/Fnr family transcriptional regulator, with the protein MNNFGKHPICKDCIINKKFIFSSLNEEELNIISSEKECIYYEKGQIIYQEGNKINGFYCVNKGILKLYKTGVEGRKQIVSFAQEGDIIGFRSVLSKEFACTTAKVIDNAVLCFIPAETLFSLVKMNPDFSMKLMQLTCKELDEANKFLIDIAQKTVRARLAEVLIILNDEFEVDNEKYLQITLTRQELADIVSTSIESAIRILSEFKNDNFIKLDGRKIRIIDISALKRITDVY; encoded by the coding sequence ATGAATAACTTTGGCAAACATCCAATATGTAAAGATTGTATAATAAATAAAAAATTTATTTTTTCTTCATTAAATGAAGAAGAATTAAATATTATATCTTCAGAAAAGGAATGTATTTATTATGAAAAAGGGCAAATCATTTATCAGGAAGGAAACAAAATAAATGGATTTTACTGTGTTAATAAAGGAATATTAAAGCTTTATAAAACAGGAGTTGAAGGAAGAAAACAAATAGTTTCATTTGCTCAAGAGGGTGATATTATTGGTTTTCGTTCAGTATTAAGCAAAGAGTTTGCTTGTACAACGGCTAAAGTTATTGATAATGCTGTTTTATGTTTTATTCCGGCTGAAACATTATTTTCTTTAGTAAAAATGAATCCTGATTTTTCAATGAAGTTAATGCAATTAACATGCAAAGAGCTTGATGAGGCAAATAAATTTCTGATTGATATTGCCCAAAAAACGGTTCGTGCAAGATTGGCAGAAGTTCTTATTATATTGAACGATGAATTTGAGGTTGATAATGAAAAATATTTACAAATAACTCTTACACGTCAAGAATTAGCAGACATTGTCAGCACATCAATAGAATCAGCTATCAGAATATTATCAGAATTTAAAAATGATAATTTTATTAAACTGGATGGTAGAAAAATTAGGATAATTGATATTTCAGCCTTAAAAAGAATTACCGATGTTTACTGA
- a CDS encoding SufE family protein, translated as MTIKEIQEEIIEEFAVFDDWIDKYEYLIEIGKELPEISEKDKTKENLIEGCQSKVWLNASFENGVINFTADSDAIITKGIVALLIKVLSNKKPQEIIDCELYFIDKIGLRENLSPTRSNGLLAMMKQMKLYAIAYKTKSSSDKN; from the coding sequence ATGACAATAAAAGAAATACAAGAAGAAATAATTGAAGAATTTGCTGTTTTTGATGATTGGATTGACAAATACGAATATCTGATTGAAATAGGAAAAGAACTTCCCGAAATTAGCGAAAAAGATAAAACCAAAGAAAACCTGATTGAAGGATGCCAATCAAAGGTTTGGCTTAATGCTTCGTTTGAAAATGGTGTAATAAATTTTACTGCTGATAGTGATGCGATAATTACCAAGGGAATTGTAGCACTGTTAATAAAGGTTTTATCAAATAAAAAACCGCAAGAAATAATAGATTGTGAGCTTTATTTTATTGATAAAATCGGATTAAGAGAAAATTTATCGCCAACGAGATCAAATGGATTGCTTGCAATGATGAAACAAATGAAACTATATGCAATTGCTTACAAAACAAAATCTTCTTCTGATAAAAATTAA
- a CDS encoding response regulator: protein MQKRILLIDDEASIRRTLSIELKQNGYDVEPCENGIDALKKLDQYKKNEIDLDGIVIDIKLPDIDGLTLAKIIISKFPGISIFLITGYKELCNDEDMEIINPNALLEKPFLTEDLVYQIEKAKPDQAPKKKIDLLTEVKESKTISSYMLIKLDENANYLDIYRKLYFQENTLYCDITNGDYDIVLLSQAGSVEECKKVCDTVVRKIDGIKSVEFLEISLPVIDEKLKEILVTAENALSNKNEKIAKERNMSKGICSYIFLEIEREKFDHIYPVLFLDENVIYCDYTTGKYNLILFVHGIHFKQIDDFIEEKILNLDGILKVKEFPVVNLIDM from the coding sequence ATGCAAAAACGAATTTTACTTATAGATGATGAAGCCTCAATTCGAAGGACCTTGTCAATTGAGCTTAAGCAAAATGGTTATGATGTTGAACCCTGTGAGAATGGTATTGATGCACTTAAGAAACTGGATCAATATAAAAAAAACGAAATCGATTTAGATGGAATTGTAATTGATATTAAACTTCCTGATATTGACGGTTTAACTCTCGCAAAAATTATTATTTCAAAATTTCCCGGAATATCAATTTTTTTGATAACAGGATATAAAGAATTGTGTAATGATGAGGATATGGAAATAATAAATCCGAATGCTCTATTAGAAAAACCTTTTTTAACAGAAGATCTTGTTTATCAGATTGAAAAGGCAAAACCTGATCAAGCTCCCAAAAAGAAAATCGATTTATTAACAGAAGTAAAAGAAAGTAAAACAATTTCTTCATATATGCTTATTAAATTGGATGAAAATGCTAATTATTTAGACATATATCGGAAGTTATATTTTCAGGAGAATACATTGTACTGTGATATTACAAATGGCGATTATGATATCGTTTTACTTTCACAAGCAGGCAGCGTTGAAGAATGTAAAAAAGTTTGCGATACCGTAGTCAGAAAAATTGATGGTATTAAATCGGTAGAATTTCTTGAGATAAGTTTACCTGTTATAGATGAAAAATTAAAGGAGATATTAGTAACAGCAGAAAATGCCCTTTCAAATAAAAACGAAAAAATAGCAAAAGAAAGAAACATGAGTAAAGGGATTTGTTCATATATTTTTCTTGAAATTGAAAGGGAGAAATTTGACCATATTTATCCTGTACTTTTTTTGGATGAAAATGTTATTTATTGTGATTATACTACAGGAAAATATAACCTGATATTATTTGTCCATGGAATTCATTTTAAACAGATTGATGATTTTATTGAGGAAAAAATCTTGAATTTGGACGGAATTTTAAAAGTTAAGGAATTTCCAGTTGTAAATCTTATAGATATGTAA
- a CDS encoding SUF system Fe-S cluster assembly protein, whose protein sequence is MEQNDEFLQLENKIVEVLKNIYDPEMPANIFDLGLIYNIDVNEKNEVKIDMTLTSPNCPVAELLPSEVKQKIEKIANVKKVTVKIVFEPSWDKSMMSEEARLELGFL, encoded by the coding sequence ATGGAACAAAATGATGAATTTCTACAATTAGAAAACAAAATAGTTGAAGTTTTAAAAAACATTTATGATCCTGAAATGCCTGCAAACATATTTGACCTTGGATTGATATACAATATTGATGTTAATGAAAAAAATGAAGTGAAAATTGATATGACATTAACTTCACCAAATTGTCCTGTTGCAGAATTGCTTCCCTCTGAAGTAAAACAAAAGATTGAAAAAATAGCAAATGTAAAAAAAGTAACTGTTAAGATAGTTTTTGAGCCATCGTGGGATAAAAGTATGATGTCGGAAGAAGCACGGCTTGAGTTGGGTTTTTTATAG
- the nuoE gene encoding NADH-quinone oxidoreductase subunit NuoE, producing MVKTQSIPEIKGIKGFKIDLLSDHRQGGSLIPLLQSAQNSYGYIPEIAINYISEIVSIPAAEIYGVITFYSQFRLKPLGKNVIKICEGTACHVNGVKKIIMVLENELRISVGETSDDNLFTIESVACLGCCSLAPVMMINDKTFGNLTSGKIEAIIKKYKNL from the coding sequence ATGGTAAAAACACAATCAATTCCAGAAATAAAAGGAATCAAGGGGTTCAAAATTGACTTGCTTTCAGATCATAGACAGGGAGGAAGTTTGATTCCTTTATTGCAATCTGCACAAAATTCTTATGGGTATATACCTGAGATAGCAATAAATTATATCAGCGAAATTGTTAGCATACCTGCTGCTGAAATTTATGGAGTAATTACATTTTATTCACAGTTTCGGCTTAAGCCATTAGGCAAAAATGTAATCAAAATTTGTGAAGGCACAGCTTGTCATGTAAACGGAGTAAAAAAAATTATAATGGTTCTTGAAAATGAGCTTAGAATATCTGTTGGAGAAACGAGCGATGATAATTTATTTACAATAGAATCAGTGGCATGCCTTGGATGTTGCTCTCTGGCACCGGTTATGATGATCAATGATAAAACATTTGGCAACCTTACCTCAGGAAAAATAGAAGCGATTATTAAAAAATATAAAAATTTATAA